In one window of Microbacterium dextranolyticum DNA:
- a CDS encoding phosphatase PAP2 family protein — MTVRSWHFLAIAAGLVVAFVGFYLFFVHGYMGQLLDEQARIGAQFAAATRFADALDAVPLVSAGIVVLAVVIGLLRRQVLTTVVALAVVTASNLTTQLLKHELLSRPDNGATGEWHNSFPSGHTTVAASAVFALFLVCAPRLRPLIAAVGAAVLIAIGALLVGNQWHRPSDVVGGILVVAIFVFLGGAVLAPLRPAAATPRHGIAGTVGLLVVASIVSACAFGVAYLAVAGGDAPPEVSTLAGLVAIAVTIGATSLLAARLFRRVG, encoded by the coding sequence ATGACCGTTCGTTCCTGGCACTTTCTGGCGATCGCCGCCGGGCTCGTGGTGGCGTTCGTCGGGTTCTACCTCTTCTTCGTGCACGGCTACATGGGTCAGCTGCTCGATGAGCAGGCACGGATCGGAGCGCAGTTCGCCGCCGCGACGCGATTCGCGGATGCCCTCGATGCGGTGCCGCTCGTCAGCGCCGGCATCGTCGTGCTGGCCGTCGTTATCGGTTTGCTGCGTCGCCAGGTGCTGACGACCGTCGTCGCGCTCGCCGTCGTCACGGCGTCGAACCTGACGACGCAGCTGTTGAAGCACGAGCTGCTGAGCCGGCCCGACAACGGCGCGACCGGAGAGTGGCACAACTCGTTCCCCTCGGGGCATACGACGGTGGCGGCCTCGGCGGTGTTCGCCCTGTTCCTCGTGTGTGCGCCACGGCTGCGCCCTCTGATCGCCGCCGTCGGAGCCGCGGTGCTCATCGCGATCGGCGCACTGCTGGTCGGCAACCAGTGGCACCGGCCCAGTGATGTCGTCGGAGGCATCCTCGTCGTGGCGATCTTCGTCTTTCTCGGGGGAGCTGTGCTCGCGCCGTTGCGCCCCGCCGCCGCCACACCACGACACGGCATCGCCGGAACGGTCGGGTTGCTCGTCGTGGCATCGATTGTCTCGGCCTGCGCCTTCGGCGTCGCCTACCTCGCGGTCGCCGGGGGAGACGCGCCGCCCGAGGTGTCGACGCTTGCGGGGCTGGTCGCGATCGCCGTGACCATCGGGGCGACGTCGCTGCTCGCCGCGCGCCTGTTCCGCCGCGTCGGCTGA
- a CDS encoding endo alpha-1,4 polygalactosaminidase translates to MRPPVAPRRRSRSVTVALVGIFLVTGCAATTTNGESAPPPASATATSPATSSPGDVTLPPAGAGFDYQLGGAYAPPPGVTVVARDRTAPPAAGTYGICYVNAFQTQPGEASSWPFDLLLTDASSHPVVDPGWPDEVIVDSRKSDRVAAVVTPWIHGCADAGYRAVEFDNLDTYTRTGGTLTRDDNLRLARLLVTAAHRAGLAAAQKNAAEDAPLLHDQAGFDFAVAEECAAHDECAAYTDVYGAHVLAIEYPDTLDAPLAEVCARADRPASLILRDRMLVAPGTPGYRYETCR, encoded by the coding sequence ATGAGACCGCCCGTGGCCCCGCGCCGCCGCTCACGATCGGTGACGGTCGCACTGGTGGGCATCTTCCTCGTCACCGGGTGCGCTGCCACGACCACGAACGGCGAGAGCGCGCCTCCCCCGGCGAGCGCCACCGCGACATCCCCGGCGACGTCTTCACCCGGCGACGTGACGCTCCCACCCGCCGGCGCCGGGTTCGACTACCAACTCGGGGGCGCCTACGCCCCGCCGCCCGGTGTGACCGTCGTCGCCCGTGACCGCACCGCGCCACCGGCCGCGGGTACGTATGGCATCTGCTACGTCAACGCGTTCCAGACCCAACCCGGCGAAGCATCCTCCTGGCCGTTTGACCTCTTGCTCACCGACGCCTCCAGCCACCCCGTCGTCGACCCGGGCTGGCCCGACGAGGTGATCGTCGACTCCCGCAAGAGCGACCGGGTCGCCGCGGTCGTCACCCCCTGGATCCACGGCTGCGCCGACGCGGGCTACCGGGCCGTCGAGTTCGACAACCTCGACACCTACACGCGCACCGGCGGCACCCTCACCCGCGACGACAACCTGCGCCTCGCTCGGCTGCTCGTCACGGCGGCACACCGTGCTGGCCTCGCTGCCGCGCAGAAGAACGCCGCCGAGGATGCCCCGCTGCTGCACGACCAGGCGGGCTTCGACTTCGCGGTTGCCGAAGAATGCGCGGCGCACGACGAGTGCGCCGCCTACACCGACGTGTACGGCGCGCACGTCCTCGCGATCGAGTACCCCGACACCCTCGACGCCCCGCTCGCGGAGGTCTGCGCGCGAGCAGACCGGCCCGCTTCGCTCATCCTCCGCGACCGGATGCTCGTGGCGCCGGGAACCCCCGGCTACCGCTACGAGACCTGCCGCTGA
- the poxB gene encoding ubiquinone-dependent pyruvate dehydrogenase, with protein MANVADFFIETLKRAGVDRVWGLPGDSLNAFTDALRRDGGIRWLHMRHEEAAAFAAGADAELNGELAVVAGSCGPGNLHFINGLFDANRNRVPVLAIASHIPSAEIGSAYFQETHPQELFRECSVYSELVGDPAQLPWVLEIAMRTAVEKRGVAVVVVPGDVFFQDAPERRPTAAITATRSRVLPDSGDLQKAAEILNGAKKVTILAGAGVAGAHDQVVALAAKLQAPIVHALRGKEHIEWENPYDVGMTGLLGFSSGYRAMEKCDVLLMLGTDFPYRQFFPAKATIIQVDLRGEQLGRRTPIDLGLVGGVRETAIELTPLIDDGRSPTHVDDAVAHYRKARKTLDELAVDDGKAPIHPQYVARLLDELSAPDAVFTADVGSPVIWAARYLTMNGQRRLLGSFLHGSMANAMPQALGAQAADRSRQVIALAGDGGLAMLMGDLLSIRQNDLPIKIVVFNNASLNFVELEMKAAGIVNFGTQLDNPNFAAVAESLGVKGIRVEKGADLRGALTEALATDGPVLVDVVTAREELSMPPAITAAQMKGFSVWALKTILSGRGDELIDLADTNVFRRLFGGSTSED; from the coding sequence ATGGCGAACGTTGCAGACTTCTTCATCGAAACTCTCAAGCGGGCCGGCGTGGATCGGGTGTGGGGCCTTCCCGGTGACTCGCTGAACGCCTTCACCGACGCGCTGCGGCGCGACGGAGGCATCCGATGGCTGCACATGCGGCACGAAGAGGCGGCCGCGTTCGCTGCGGGGGCGGATGCCGAGCTGAACGGCGAACTCGCCGTCGTCGCGGGGTCGTGCGGACCCGGCAACCTGCACTTCATCAACGGCCTCTTCGACGCGAACCGCAACCGGGTGCCGGTGCTGGCGATCGCCTCGCACATCCCGTCGGCCGAGATCGGCAGCGCGTACTTCCAAGAGACGCACCCGCAGGAGCTCTTCCGCGAGTGCAGCGTCTACTCCGAGCTCGTCGGCGACCCGGCGCAGCTGCCCTGGGTGCTCGAGATCGCGATGCGCACCGCGGTCGAGAAGCGCGGCGTCGCGGTTGTCGTCGTTCCCGGCGACGTGTTCTTCCAGGATGCCCCGGAGCGTCGTCCCACCGCGGCGATCACGGCGACCCGCTCGCGCGTGCTGCCCGACTCGGGCGACCTGCAGAAGGCGGCCGAGATCCTCAACGGCGCGAAGAAGGTCACGATCCTCGCCGGAGCGGGTGTCGCGGGCGCGCACGACCAGGTGGTCGCGCTCGCCGCAAAGCTGCAGGCGCCGATCGTGCACGCCCTGCGCGGCAAGGAGCACATCGAGTGGGAGAACCCCTACGACGTGGGGATGACGGGACTTCTCGGCTTCTCGTCGGGGTACCGCGCGATGGAGAAGTGCGACGTGCTGCTGATGCTCGGCACCGATTTTCCCTACCGGCAGTTCTTCCCCGCGAAGGCGACGATCATCCAGGTGGACCTTCGGGGCGAGCAGTTGGGGCGGCGCACGCCGATCGATCTCGGCCTCGTCGGCGGGGTGCGTGAGACCGCGATCGAACTGACTCCGCTCATCGATGACGGGCGCAGCCCCACGCACGTCGACGATGCCGTCGCGCACTACCGCAAGGCGCGGAAGACCCTGGACGAGCTGGCCGTCGACGACGGCAAGGCCCCGATCCACCCGCAGTACGTGGCGCGTCTGCTCGACGAGCTGTCGGCGCCGGATGCCGTGTTCACCGCCGATGTGGGAAGCCCGGTCATCTGGGCGGCGCGGTATCTGACCATGAACGGGCAGCGCCGGCTGCTCGGCTCGTTCCTGCACGGGTCGATGGCGAACGCGATGCCGCAGGCGCTCGGCGCGCAGGCGGCCGACCGTTCGCGGCAGGTGATCGCGCTCGCCGGCGACGGGGGCCTCGCGATGCTGATGGGCGATTTGCTGTCGATCCGCCAGAACGACCTGCCGATCAAGATCGTGGTGTTCAACAACGCGTCGCTGAACTTCGTCGAGCTCGAGATGAAGGCGGCGGGCATCGTCAACTTCGGCACGCAGCTCGACAATCCGAACTTCGCCGCGGTCGCCGAGTCTCTCGGCGTCAAGGGCATCCGGGTGGAGAAGGGGGCGGATCTCCGCGGAGCGCTGACCGAGGCTCTCGCCACCGATGGCCCGGTGCTCGTCGACGTCGTCACGGCGCGCGAAGAGCTGTCGATGCCGCCGGCGATCACGGCGGCGCAGATGAAGGGCTTCTCGGTGTGGGCGCTGAAGACGATCCTGTCGGGGCGCGGTGATGAGTTGATCGATCTCGCCGACACGAACGTCTTCCGCCGTCTGTTCGGCGGGTCGACCTCGGAGGACTGA
- a CDS encoding LysR family transcriptional regulator, producing MDVRHLSVFVAVAQEMSFTRAADRLLLAQSAVSTTVRELERELGVALFDRSHRQIRLTGAGEELLARSRDVLERMREIGEAVAAAGTELRGTVTVGLMTGVDLVDVPSLLGAFHARHPAVVLQLRATGLGSSGLVAQLERGEIDLALLAAVDGLPATLQGEIVASSPYALVVPEAHPLAGRDVVGLDELEGERFIDLPPGYGSRRIVDDAFAHAGVSRRVLIEVAEISTAAQYVPQGLGLALVPRFAVAGAITGTRVVSAADAVPPFDLSLAWARRRPLSSAAEALVQLVRTALLPAV from the coding sequence ATGGATGTCCGCCACCTCTCGGTCTTCGTCGCCGTCGCGCAGGAGATGAGCTTCACCCGCGCCGCCGACCGGCTGCTGCTCGCGCAGTCCGCGGTGTCGACCACGGTGCGCGAGCTCGAACGAGAGCTGGGCGTCGCGCTCTTCGACCGTTCTCATCGGCAGATCAGGCTGACGGGGGCGGGCGAGGAGCTGCTCGCGCGCTCGCGCGACGTGCTCGAGAGGATGCGCGAGATCGGCGAGGCCGTCGCCGCCGCAGGGACGGAGCTGCGCGGCACCGTGACGGTCGGTCTCATGACCGGTGTCGACCTCGTCGACGTGCCGAGCCTGCTCGGTGCGTTTCACGCGAGGCATCCGGCCGTCGTGTTGCAGCTGCGCGCGACGGGTCTGGGCTCGTCTGGCCTCGTCGCGCAGCTCGAGCGGGGAGAGATCGACCTGGCGCTGCTCGCCGCCGTGGACGGGCTGCCGGCCACGCTGCAGGGCGAGATCGTCGCCTCGTCGCCGTACGCGCTGGTCGTGCCCGAGGCTCACCCGCTCGCCGGTCGCGACGTCGTCGGCCTCGACGAGCTCGAAGGTGAGCGGTTCATCGATCTGCCGCCCGGGTACGGGTCGCGGCGCATCGTCGACGATGCGTTCGCGCACGCCGGGGTGTCGCGCCGGGTGCTGATCGAGGTGGCGGAGATCTCCACGGCGGCGCAGTACGTGCCGCAGGGCCTCGGGCTCGCGCTCGTGCCGCGGTTCGCCGTCGCGGGGGCGATCACGGGCACACGTGTCGTGTCCGCGGCGGACGCCGTTCCGCCGTTCGACCTATCGCTCGCGTGGGCGCGACGGCGCCCCCTCAGCTCGGCGGCCGAAGCACTCGTGCAGCTGGTTCGCACCGCTCTGCTGCCGGCCGTGTGA
- the alsS gene encoding acetolactate synthase AlsS, whose product MSIAPVISPAPSTAPAAPSAVTPNATAPVLDRAADRVVEVLRAHGVRWVFGVPGAKIDPVFDALAAVQGEPGAPLLVTCRTEQNAVFMAAAIGRLTGIPGVVLVTSGPGTTNLATGLLTATTEGDPVVAICGAVSRSQHLKRAHQAMDAVGMLQTVTVSACEVTSPDNVAEAIVNAFRAATREPRGAAAVVLPYDVSTAPSAIGFSDPIVPAAVGGAARASIADAAALLREARFPVILAGARSGAPEAVAALHELLRVTDLPVVETFQAAGIVSRELEDHYLGRVGFARNQPGDVLLHHADLVLTLGYDPVEFVPAEWNLGNARRLIHLDTASADIDNDYRPTVELVGDLATTLHDLTAALLAVGGLHPRGTDAEHIVARERTRLAENTDLGDPDHDDAFGLDPVAVVAGIQKALPDSATVLCDVGSNYLYMARHFRTYRARSLMFSNGQQTLGVALPWAIAASLADAGDPVLSVSGDGGFLYSAVELETAVRLGTQFTHVVFNDSAYDMVAFQQVEKYGRTAAVELGAYDVVAFAESFGAHGHRVTRIEDLVPTIIAALAEDGPSVIDVPVDYRDNLRRLGGDLLADVLL is encoded by the coding sequence ATGAGCATCGCACCGGTCATCTCCCCCGCACCGTCGACCGCCCCGGCCGCGCCCTCCGCCGTGACCCCCAACGCGACGGCCCCCGTGCTCGACCGCGCCGCCGATCGAGTCGTTGAAGTGCTCCGCGCCCACGGCGTGCGCTGGGTGTTCGGCGTGCCCGGCGCCAAGATCGACCCGGTGTTCGACGCCCTCGCCGCCGTGCAGGGCGAGCCCGGAGCACCCCTGCTGGTCACCTGCCGCACCGAGCAGAACGCCGTCTTCATGGCCGCCGCGATCGGGCGCCTCACCGGCATCCCGGGCGTCGTCCTCGTCACGAGCGGCCCCGGCACCACGAACCTCGCGACGGGTCTTCTCACGGCCACGACCGAAGGCGACCCCGTCGTCGCGATCTGCGGGGCGGTCTCGCGGTCGCAGCACCTCAAGCGCGCCCACCAGGCGATGGATGCCGTCGGCATGCTCCAGACCGTCACCGTCTCGGCCTGCGAGGTGACTTCTCCCGACAACGTCGCCGAGGCGATCGTCAACGCGTTCCGCGCCGCGACGCGCGAGCCGCGCGGCGCCGCCGCGGTCGTCCTCCCCTACGACGTGTCGACCGCGCCGAGCGCGATCGGGTTCTCCGACCCGATCGTTCCGGCGGCCGTGGGCGGTGCCGCACGGGCATCCATCGCCGATGCCGCCGCGCTCCTGCGCGAGGCCCGCTTTCCCGTGATCCTCGCGGGTGCGCGCAGCGGCGCGCCCGAGGCGGTGGCCGCGCTCCACGAACTGCTGCGGGTCACCGACCTGCCCGTCGTCGAGACCTTCCAAGCGGCCGGCATCGTCTCGCGCGAACTCGAAGACCACTACCTCGGGCGCGTCGGCTTCGCCCGCAACCAGCCGGGCGACGTGCTCCTGCACCACGCCGACCTCGTCCTCACGCTCGGCTACGACCCGGTCGAGTTCGTCCCCGCCGAATGGAACCTGGGCAACGCGCGTCGGCTCATCCACCTCGACACCGCGTCGGCCGACATCGACAACGACTACCGGCCGACGGTCGAGCTCGTCGGCGATCTCGCCACGACGCTGCACGATCTGACGGCTGCGCTGCTCGCCGTCGGCGGGCTCCACCCGCGCGGCACCGACGCCGAGCACATCGTCGCCCGCGAGCGCACTCGCCTCGCCGAGAACACCGACCTGGGCGACCCCGACCACGACGATGCCTTCGGACTCGACCCCGTGGCTGTGGTCGCCGGCATCCAGAAAGCCCTTCCCGATTCGGCCACGGTCCTCTGCGACGTGGGCTCGAACTACCTGTACATGGCGCGTCACTTCCGCACGTATCGCGCGCGGTCGCTGATGTTCTCCAACGGCCAGCAAACCCTCGGCGTCGCCCTGCCGTGGGCGATCGCGGCGAGCCTGGCCGACGCGGGAGACCCCGTGCTGTCGGTATCGGGCGACGGAGGATTCCTGTACTCGGCCGTCGAGCTCGAAACCGCCGTCCGCCTCGGAACGCAGTTCACCCACGTCGTCTTCAACGACTCGGCCTACGACATGGTCGCCTTCCAGCAGGTCGAGAAGTACGGGCGCACCGCCGCCGTCGAGCTCGGTGCGTACGACGTGGTCGCCTTCGCCGAATCCTTCGGCGCGCACGGCCACCGCGTCACCCGCATCGAAGACCTCGTGCCGACGATCATCGCCGCCCTCGCCGAAGACGGACCGTCCGTCATCGACGTGCCGGTCGACTACCGTGACAATCTGCGGCGCCTCGGCGGCGACCTGCTCGCCGACGTGCTGCTGTAA
- the budA gene encoding acetolactate decarboxylase — translation MPTDERRTLFQTSLMAALLDGIYEDDMTTGELLQHGDFGIGTFNALDGEMVVIDGVAYRLRGDGTATAAPDDAATPYAVVTDFVPTITRELPDGATRAEASEAIDAITASANYMYALRITGRFRRITARTVTRQERPFRPMTEATDDDAVLQFDDVDGTVIAFRTPLYEQGIGVPGCHAHYIDDSRTHGGHVLDFTLEHGKVELCLCTDLHLRLPLTAEFREAALAPDDLHDQLAKTELHAGRS, via the coding sequence ATGCCCACCGACGAACGCCGCACCCTCTTCCAGACCAGCCTCATGGCTGCCCTGCTCGACGGCATCTACGAAGACGACATGACCACGGGAGAGCTCCTGCAGCACGGAGACTTCGGCATCGGCACCTTCAACGCCCTCGACGGCGAGATGGTCGTGATCGACGGCGTCGCCTACCGCCTGCGCGGCGACGGCACGGCCACGGCCGCGCCCGATGACGCCGCCACCCCGTACGCCGTGGTCACCGACTTCGTCCCCACGATCACCCGCGAGCTGCCCGACGGCGCGACCCGCGCCGAGGCGTCCGAAGCGATCGACGCCATCACCGCGTCGGCGAACTACATGTACGCCCTGCGCATTACCGGGCGCTTCCGCCGGATCACCGCGCGCACGGTCACGCGTCAAGAGCGCCCCTTCCGCCCCATGACCGAGGCGACCGACGACGACGCCGTGCTGCAGTTCGACGACGTCGACGGCACGGTCATCGCCTTCCGCACGCCGCTGTACGAGCAGGGCATCGGTGTTCCCGGATGCCACGCGCACTACATCGACGACAGCCGCACCCACGGCGGCCACGTGCTCGACTTCACCCTCGAGCACGGCAAGGTCGAGCTGTGCCTGTGCACCGACCTGCACCTGCGCCTGCCGCTGACCGCGGAGTTCCGCGAGGCGGCGCTCGCGCCCGACGACCTGCACGACCAGCTCGCGAAGACCGAGCTGCACGCCGGCCGCTCCTGA
- a CDS encoding error-prone DNA polymerase, which produces MGFNNPSVTWSEMERLLSSQGTEPDGGDGPAFSRKRGPYRAPKIERPDDVVPYAELHAHSSYSFLDGASSPAELAEEAERLGLHALAVTDHDGFYGIVRFAEAAEQLALATVFGAELSLASSPDAALAGVAPRAGAAPSRSGAADPDAEHLLVLARGEEGYHRLAAAITHAQLAGGEKGRPRYDLDDLAEHADGHWAILTGCRKGAVRQALATGGANAASRALDRLVERFGQAAVTVELIDHGGPTDTRDNDVLAALAAERGLPIVATNNVHYAVPERVHLAAAVAAVRANRGLDELDGWLPSHASAHLRSGAEMARRFRRYPGAIARTVSLADELAFPLRRAKPALPKLPVPEGHTPMSWLRHLVWQAVPRKYPDLDDDGRTRIEKELGVIEQKDFPGYFLIVHGIVAEARRRGILCQGRGSAANSAVCYLLDITAIDSIFFNLPFERFLSAMREEEPDIDVDFDSDRREEIIQWVFDEYGRERAAQVANVIQYRPKNAVRDMAKALGHSPGQQDAWSKQVERGEIIPGMHDIPDRVLEYAGALMKAPRHLGIHSGGMVLTERPVGEVVPIEHARMAGRTVIQWDKDDAAWMGLVKFDLLGLGMLAALQYCFDLIAASTGEQWTLDTIPKEEAAVYDMLCRADSIGVFQVESRAQMGLLPRLQPRRFYDLVIEIALIRPGPIQGGAVHPYVRRKVQGETVTYVHEKLRPVLERTLGIPIFQEQLMQMGMAVGDLTGEDADVLRRAMGSKRGIERIESVKEKLYAGMERNGLVGAVADDIYAKIQAFANFGFAESHSLSFALLVYASSWLKLHYPAAFLAALLRAQPMGFYSPATLTADARRHGVTVRRPDIHASGVDAGLEPLAADGADGGGGGVTGAPSADEASAPAARIAPTGRASCADRLQPPVDPFDASAPDESAAHRRDGALAVRLGLAAVTGVGARLAARIVATRTQDGPFRDLRDLVRRTGATEAQVEALATAGAFEGMGLGRRAGIWLAGDAAQDRSEFLAGTLVSVQPPLFPDPSSYDVLAADLWATGISTDDHPLVHYRAGLDARGVLASRELRTHEVGRRVEVAGLVTHRQRPATASGITFLNLEDEHGLMNIICSAGVWDRYRRVLRDSPALIARGMLERSPEGVTNLVADGFEDLRVGVRHRSRDFQ; this is translated from the coding sequence ATGGGATTCAACAATCCGTCGGTGACCTGGTCTGAGATGGAACGCCTGCTCAGCAGCCAGGGCACCGAACCCGACGGCGGCGACGGCCCGGCGTTCTCGCGCAAGCGCGGGCCCTACCGGGCACCGAAGATCGAGCGCCCCGACGACGTCGTGCCCTACGCCGAGCTGCACGCCCACTCGTCGTATTCGTTCCTCGACGGCGCCTCCTCTCCTGCGGAGCTCGCAGAAGAGGCCGAGCGCCTGGGGTTGCATGCCCTCGCCGTCACCGATCACGACGGCTTCTACGGGATCGTCCGTTTCGCCGAGGCGGCCGAGCAGCTCGCCCTGGCCACCGTCTTCGGCGCCGAGCTCTCGCTCGCGAGCTCGCCCGACGCGGCTCTGGCCGGGGTCGCACCCCGCGCGGGGGCCGCGCCCTCCCGCTCCGGTGCCGCCGATCCCGACGCCGAGCACCTGCTCGTCCTCGCCCGGGGGGAGGAGGGGTACCATCGCCTCGCCGCGGCGATCACGCACGCCCAGCTCGCGGGCGGCGAGAAGGGGCGGCCCCGCTACGACCTCGACGACCTCGCCGAGCATGCCGATGGGCATTGGGCGATCCTCACCGGGTGTCGGAAGGGTGCCGTGCGCCAGGCCCTCGCGACGGGGGGAGCGAACGCCGCCTCTCGCGCGCTCGACCGTCTCGTCGAGCGTTTCGGTCAGGCGGCGGTCACCGTCGAGCTCATCGACCACGGCGGTCCCACCGATACGCGCGACAACGACGTGCTCGCCGCTCTCGCTGCGGAGCGGGGCCTGCCGATCGTCGCGACGAACAACGTCCACTACGCGGTGCCCGAGCGGGTGCACCTGGCCGCGGCGGTCGCCGCGGTCCGCGCGAACCGGGGTCTCGATGAGCTCGACGGCTGGCTGCCCTCGCACGCGAGCGCGCATCTGCGCTCGGGGGCCGAGATGGCGCGGCGGTTCCGGCGCTATCCGGGGGCGATCGCGCGCACCGTGTCTCTGGCCGACGAGCTCGCCTTCCCCCTCCGCCGGGCGAAGCCGGCACTGCCGAAACTCCCCGTGCCCGAGGGGCACACCCCGATGTCGTGGTTGCGCCATCTCGTGTGGCAGGCCGTGCCGCGGAAGTATCCCGACCTCGACGACGACGGTCGTACACGCATCGAGAAAGAGCTCGGCGTCATCGAGCAGAAGGACTTTCCGGGGTACTTCCTCATCGTCCACGGCATCGTCGCCGAGGCTCGGCGCCGAGGCATCCTGTGCCAGGGGCGGGGCTCGGCGGCCAACAGCGCGGTCTGCTATCTGCTGGACATCACGGCGATCGACTCGATCTTCTTCAATCTGCCGTTCGAGCGGTTCCTCTCGGCGATGCGCGAGGAAGAGCCCGACATCGACGTCGACTTCGACTCGGATCGGCGCGAGGAGATCATCCAGTGGGTCTTCGACGAGTACGGGCGTGAACGGGCGGCGCAGGTCGCGAACGTCATCCAGTACCGGCCGAAGAACGCCGTGCGCGACATGGCGAAAGCGCTCGGGCATTCGCCCGGGCAGCAGGATGCCTGGTCGAAGCAGGTCGAGCGCGGCGAGATCATCCCGGGCATGCACGACATCCCCGACCGGGTGCTGGAGTACGCGGGGGCGTTGATGAAGGCACCGCGGCACCTCGGCATCCATTCCGGGGGCATGGTGCTGACCGAGCGGCCCGTGGGCGAGGTCGTGCCGATCGAGCACGCGCGGATGGCAGGGCGCACCGTCATCCAGTGGGACAAGGACGACGCCGCCTGGATGGGGCTCGTGAAGTTCGATCTGCTGGGGCTCGGCATGCTCGCCGCGCTGCAGTACTGCTTCGACCTCATCGCCGCCTCGACGGGGGAGCAGTGGACCCTCGACACGATCCCGAAGGAGGAGGCGGCCGTCTACGACATGCTGTGTCGGGCGGATTCGATCGGGGTGTTCCAGGTCGAGTCGCGCGCGCAGATGGGCCTGCTGCCGCGTCTGCAGCCGCGGCGCTTCTACGACCTCGTGATCGAGATCGCCCTGATCCGCCCCGGGCCGATCCAGGGCGGTGCGGTGCATCCGTACGTGCGGCGCAAGGTGCAGGGCGAGACCGTGACCTATGTGCACGAGAAGCTGAGACCGGTGCTCGAGCGCACCCTCGGGATCCCCATCTTCCAGGAGCAGCTCATGCAGATGGGGATGGCGGTGGGAGACCTCACCGGCGAGGATGCCGACGTGCTCCGCCGCGCGATGGGATCGAAGCGCGGAATCGAGCGGATCGAGTCGGTCAAAGAGAAACTCTACGCGGGCATGGAGCGCAACGGCCTCGTCGGAGCCGTCGCCGACGACATCTACGCGAAGATCCAGGCGTTCGCGAACTTCGGCTTCGCCGAGAGCCACTCCCTCTCGTTCGCGCTGCTCGTCTACGCCTCATCGTGGCTGAAGCTGCACTACCCGGCGGCGTTCCTCGCCGCGCTCCTGCGCGCGCAGCCGATGGGGTTCTATTCGCCCGCGACCCTGACCGCGGATGCGCGTCGACACGGGGTGACCGTCCGTCGCCCCGACATCCATGCGTCGGGGGTGGATGCCGGGCTCGAACCGCTCGCGGCGGACGGGGCGGACGGCGGGGGCGGTGGTGTGACCGGGGCGCCGTCCGCCGATGAGGCGTCCGCGCCGGCCGCGCGGATCGCGCCGACCGGACGGGCATCCTGCGCTGACCGTCTGCAGCCTCCGGTCGATCCGTTCGACGCGTCCGCTCCCGACGAGTCGGCCGCCCACCGACGCGACGGCGCACTCGCCGTGCGGCTGGGACTTGCCGCCGTCACCGGCGTCGGCGCGCGGTTGGCTGCCCGCATCGTCGCCACCCGCACGCAGGACGGTCCCTTTCGCGACCTCCGCGACCTCGTCCGGCGGACGGGCGCGACCGAGGCGCAGGTCGAGGCGCTCGCCACGGCGGGCGCGTTCGAGGGAATGGGCCTCGGGCGGCGCGCCGGCATCTGGCTCGCGGGCGATGCGGCGCAGGACCGCAGCGAGTTCCTGGCCGGCACGCTCGTGTCGGTGCAGCCGCCGCTGTTCCCCGATCCGTCGAGCTATGACGTGCTCGCGGCCGACCTGTGGGCGACCGGCATCTCGACCGACGATCACCCACTGGTCCACTACCGTGCGGGGTTGGATGCCCGGGGGGTGCTCGCCTCGCGCGAGCTGCGCACCCACGAGGTCGGCCGACGGGTCGAGGTCGCAGGGCTCGTCACCCATCGGCAGCGGCCGGCCACGGCATCCGGGATCACGTTCCTGAACCTCGAAGACGAGCACGGCCTCATGAACATCATCTGCTCCGCAGGTGTCTGGGACAGATATCGGCGGGTGCTGCGCGACTCGCCCGCCCTCATCGCCCGCGGCATGCTGGAGCGCTCGCCCGAGGGAGTCACGAACCTCGTCGCCGACGGTTTCGAAGACCTGCGTGTGGGCGTTCGCCACCGCTCCCGCGACTTCCAATGA